The following are from one region of the Paenibacillus bovis genome:
- a CDS encoding phosphotransferase, producing the protein MEREYIDSMEQLADHYFPSGNWHMVEGKGGMNNTTMFIDHASRRYVLRRYETHREPDKVRYEHEVLSVLPEVLTGLEIPQPVKDPEGKTICMSGSEMPTGEQSSGRLAALFHYVDGSNPVLATEEQIYRFGQAAGKLSAALAQVQIDLHPVYPPYYRLGQSYPLCSPGRMEAFCANPPEDFAEIADTLYRIGEGLGEQLVRITRLASLPHQLIHGDLNASNMLQSEDGEITAILDFEFVTRDLRAMEPAVCLSDMLSSMEWTEQDELRCTAFLQGYASVITLTEAESVRLPLLILLRRIDVFMHFLSRYFEGIDQADVVIMQAKRLDEGLNWYKKSGPLLKAVSRRIFGYDV; encoded by the coding sequence TTGGAACGTGAATATATAGATTCCATGGAACAACTGGCAGATCATTATTTCCCGTCAGGGAATTGGCATATGGTAGAAGGCAAGGGTGGAATGAACAATACAACCATGTTCATTGACCATGCTTCCCGGCGTTATGTATTGCGCCGTTACGAGACACACCGCGAACCGGACAAGGTACGCTATGAACATGAAGTACTGTCAGTACTTCCCGAAGTACTGACAGGGCTTGAGATTCCTCAGCCGGTCAAAGACCCGGAAGGCAAGACCATATGCATGTCCGGCAGTGAAATGCCGACAGGCGAGCAGAGCAGCGGAAGACTCGCGGCTTTATTTCACTATGTAGACGGCAGCAACCCCGTTCTGGCAACTGAGGAGCAGATTTATCGTTTTGGACAGGCAGCAGGCAAGCTGTCGGCTGCTCTGGCACAGGTGCAGATTGATCTTCACCCGGTCTATCCGCCTTATTACCGGCTTGGACAATCCTATCCGCTCTGCAGTCCAGGACGGATGGAAGCTTTTTGTGCCAATCCACCGGAAGACTTTGCCGAAATCGCTGATACGCTGTACCGGATCGGTGAAGGTCTGGGCGAGCAGCTGGTTCGTATCACCCGACTGGCTTCACTGCCGCACCAGCTGATTCATGGGGATCTCAATGCTTCGAATATGCTGCAATCGGAGGATGGAGAGATTACTGCTATTCTGGATTTTGAATTTGTGACCCGTGACCTGCGGGCGATGGAGCCGGCTGTATGTCTGTCTGATATGCTGAGCAGCATGGAATGGACCGAACAGGACGAACTTCGCTGTACCGCCTTTCTCCAAGGATATGCTTCGGTAATTACATTGACAGAAGCGGAGTCTGTTAGACTGCCGCTACTTATTTTACTGCGTCGCATTGATGTATTTATGCATTTTTTGAGTCGTTATTTCGAAGGTATCGATCAAGCGGATGTAGTCATTATGCAGGCAAAGCGTCTGGATGAAGGACTGAACTGGTACAAAAAAAGCGGCCCCCTGCTCAAAGCAGTCAGCCGCCGTATTTTTGGATATGATGTCTGA
- a CDS encoding (2Fe-2S)-binding protein, translating into MTKTTGIQWQAVVNGKAREIEVPPSRRLLDILREDLDLTGTKISCEIGRCGACMVLIDGEPMNSCLMMAYQCAGSEITTIEGLHGETAEELHPIQEAFLEEGGFQCGYCTPGMIISTKALLDRIPQPGEQEIKEGLCGNLCRCTGYGGIMRAVESAADKCAYRSLPSPVVGP; encoded by the coding sequence ATGACGAAGACGACAGGTATACAGTGGCAGGCGGTAGTCAATGGCAAGGCCCGGGAGATAGAAGTACCTCCATCCCGGCGGCTACTGGATATTTTGCGGGAGGATCTGGATCTGACCGGGACCAAAATTTCCTGCGAGATCGGAAGATGCGGTGCCTGTATGGTACTGATTGACGGGGAACCGATGAATTCCTGTCTAATGATGGCTTATCAGTGTGCTGGTAGCGAAATTACGACTATCGAAGGATTGCATGGTGAGACGGCAGAAGAGCTTCATCCGATTCAGGAAGCTTTTCTCGAAGAAGGCGGGTTTCAGTGCGGTTATTGTACGCCGGGGATGATCATCTCCACCAAAGCGCTGCTCGATCGTATTCCCCAGCCCGGGGAACAGGAGATCAAAGAAGGGCTATGCGGCAATTTGTGCCGATGTACCGGTTATGGCGGTATTATGCGTGCTGTCGAGAGCGCGGCAGACAAGTGTGCGTATCGCAGTTTACCGTCTCCGGTGGTCGGTCCCTGA
- a CDS encoding tetratricopeptide repeat protein — translation MSKIFLFSILWWLLGNPFLALLVILVIVYMLDRRFVGISPSLIRPLRRISRIRYLRRQIAGSPSDMSSRYELARLLIERKRYREALEWLEQIGHAYEDSVEYWDDLGTCQLHTGQKPAGEKHILQALHMNPRVKYGEPYLRLASEYIGTDQAKALHYLEQFRNIQSSSCRAYYMLGMLDRSLGRTEAARNAFDEGIVVYRSLPKYKKRSERGWAFRSWLRRIFST, via the coding sequence ATGAGCAAAATTTTTCTATTCTCTATTTTATGGTGGCTGCTGGGTAATCCATTTCTGGCTCTGCTCGTTATTCTTGTTATTGTCTATATGCTGGATCGCCGGTTTGTCGGTATCTCACCCAGCCTGATACGTCCCTTACGGCGAATAAGCCGTATACGTTATCTGCGTAGACAGATTGCCGGCAGTCCGAGTGATATGTCTTCCCGGTATGAGCTCGCCCGGCTGCTGATTGAACGCAAGCGTTACCGTGAAGCTCTCGAATGGCTGGAACAGATCGGTCATGCCTACGAAGACTCTGTGGAATACTGGGATGATCTCGGAACCTGTCAACTGCATACAGGACAGAAACCAGCTGGCGAAAAGCATATTTTGCAGGCGCTGCACATGAATCCTCGTGTCAAATACGGGGAGCCCTATCTGCGTCTGGCTTCCGAATATATCGGTACCGATCAGGCAAAGGCACTGCATTATCTGGAGCAGTTCCGCAACATTCAGTCTTCCTCCTGCCGGGCTTATTATATGCTGGGAATGCTGGATCGTTCTCTCGGCCGCACCGAAGCTGCCCGCAATGCTTTTGACGAAGGGATTGTCGTCTATCGCTCCCTGCCCAAATACAAAAAACGCAGCGAGCGCGGATGGGCATTCCGTAGCTGGCTGCGTCGAATATTCTCAACTTGA
- a CDS encoding tagaturonate reductase, translating into MMTISRLQPLLRLGLTGEDERRRHVQIQQLPIKVLQIGEGNFLRGFADWMLQESIASGKYHGSVVLTPPTPRGASKLERIAQQDGLYTLVVRGLQDGQKVEKRQLISVFRDYVDPYSEWERFLQLGELESLDVVISNTTEAGLTYTPIDYIPGEPIVNYPARLTVLLQRRFVHFNGDPQRGLMILPCELIENNGDRLREYVLRYGREFGFGEAFCSWVEQSQLFLNNLVDRIVTGMPGDEEYARLTGSWGYEDSFLTTAEPYHLWAIQGDPSLDRRLPLVRAGLNVQWVPDLKPFRQRKVHILNGAHTLMMPAGLLQGKTTVREVMEDEELGEWVRGTVEQEIIPALPMLPEELNRYAAETFERFNNPYLEHRLQDIAMNSISKFQSRLLPVLKAYTEKENQLPTQLVYGLAALLRLYRVTAVEQSDRTITFTTNLPNGSSMDIRDNTEQLGRLAEHWTHLQQNEQSYHQIIHAILADTVIWNEDLTAIKGLAEAVASQIIKMEADGA; encoded by the coding sequence ATGATGACAATCAGCAGACTACAGCCCTTGTTACGACTGGGATTAACCGGCGAGGATGAACGCCGCAGACATGTACAGATTCAACAGCTGCCTATCAAGGTACTGCAGATTGGAGAAGGCAACTTTTTGCGTGGATTCGCTGACTGGATGCTGCAGGAAAGTATTGCTTCCGGCAAGTACCACGGCAGTGTGGTGCTGACTCCCCCTACACCGAGAGGAGCGTCCAAGCTGGAGCGAATAGCGCAGCAGGATGGGCTGTATACCCTGGTGGTACGTGGACTTCAGGATGGACAAAAAGTAGAAAAACGGCAGCTTATTTCAGTATTCAGGGATTATGTCGATCCGTATAGCGAGTGGGAGCGCTTTTTGCAGCTGGGGGAATTGGAGTCGCTGGATGTAGTCATTTCCAATACGACGGAAGCAGGACTTACCTATACACCAATAGACTACATTCCCGGAGAGCCGATTGTGAATTATCCGGCCCGGCTGACTGTGCTGCTGCAGCGGCGGTTTGTACATTTTAATGGCGATCCGCAGCGTGGTCTGATGATTCTGCCGTGTGAGTTGATCGAGAATAATGGAGATCGTCTCCGTGAGTATGTACTGCGATATGGACGCGAGTTTGGTTTTGGTGAGGCGTTCTGCAGCTGGGTAGAGCAATCACAGCTGTTTTTGAATAATCTGGTAGACCGCATCGTAACCGGCATGCCGGGGGATGAAGAATATGCGAGATTGACAGGCAGCTGGGGGTATGAAGATTCATTTCTGACGACAGCAGAGCCGTATCACCTCTGGGCGATCCAGGGAGATCCGTCACTGGATCGTCGTCTGCCGCTCGTGCGTGCCGGACTTAATGTACAATGGGTACCGGATCTTAAGCCATTTCGTCAGCGCAAAGTGCATATTCTGAACGGAGCACACACGCTGATGATGCCGGCCGGACTGCTGCAGGGCAAGACAACCGTTCGTGAAGTGATGGAGGATGAGGAGCTTGGCGAATGGGTGAGAGGGACAGTGGAGCAGGAGATTATTCCGGCACTGCCCATGCTGCCCGAGGAATTGAATCGTTATGCTGCCGAGACATTCGAGCGCTTTAATAATCCGTATCTGGAGCATCGTCTGCAGGATATTGCCATGAATAGTATCAGCAAATTCCAGTCCCGTCTGCTACCTGTATTGAAAGCGTATACAGAAAAAGAGAATCAACTGCCTACGCAGCTGGTATATGGTCTGGCTGCGCTGCTGCGACTGTACCGGGTAACAGCAGTCGAACAATCGGATAGGACGATCACCTTTACAACAAATCTGCCAAATGGAAGCAGTATGGATATTCGCGATAACACCGAGCAGCTGGGCCGACTGGCAGAACACTGGACCCATTTGCAGCAGAATGAACAGTCGTATCACCAGATCATCCATGCGATACTGGCCGATACAGTAATCTGGAATGAAGATCTAACCGCAATAAAGGGACTGGCAGAAGCAGTAGCATCCCAAATAATAAAGATGGAGGCGGATGGGGCATGA